The stretch of DNA AGATTGAGTGAACAGACCAGGCGACAGGCCAGCcactcctccacctccacctccctcctgctgctgctgctgctcttcctttgGCTCTGGGGCGTGGCCAAATTGGATTTGCCACGTTACATGACGTCAACATTCACAATGTACACAAAATCGGGGGAGAGCTTCCCACTTCtcgccaacaaaaaaaagggtaaGGGTCACAGGGCGCACAGGACAGGGAGagatatgcaaatttcttttTGTCGTGCCTCTACTGGCGCTGCTTTAGGATACTTTCATTTTCAAGGTTGAGCCTTAAATTGCGTCAAGTTCCAATCCATGAAATATCATAAAATCATCTTCCATTACTGATGCTGATATTGGTTCGTTGTCCTTGCCGATTCCTAGCCCAATtaacaatcacacacacacgagtcaGAGAGTCAGTGAGTCGGGGAGTTGGGAGATAGAATGGCACACAAAGCGACTCGCATAATTGCTGCCTTCCGGCCTTTGAAAACTCATTTCCTGTTAGCCTCATCCACGGCAAGGACTTTGGCTTGAGCCGATGATACACTGCGCAAAAGTGCCAAAGAGATGACtgaaattatttgaaatacctttttaattaatgaaattttaagcAAACGTAAAATAGATCTAGAAAATCTGTAGAATGTTTCATCGTCGCCTGTTCTGACTTCTCCCCCAGAATCGTGGAGTAAATGCTACCATTATGAACTgattttctctcagtgtgcgTTTGCCTTCCTCCCACTTACAGAACTAGAGCTAGAAGTATGCCAATTTGCCCTTAGTCAATATGTCTATGTGTGGCGTTTGCATGTTTTTTCTAGCATTAATTAACCCTAATTAAGTTCACATTGCCCAGCAAAAGTTCAAGAGAGAAACAAGAGAACGACTAATGGCCGCAGgctctttaaatatttcgaGTGAAATGATTAAGCCACTGGGAAACTGTTGGCAAAACTGGAGCAGCCGGAAAACTGCCGCCACATGTGTGGAAAGTTGCAGGCAACAGTTTGCGACATTTAACACACATTTACTTTGTGACTCGTCCTCGTACTCTTATTCGTACtcgtaaaatgtaaaatgtttaattaaagtATGCAAAGTTGTGTCAGCTGCCGCCGTCTGTAAATAACTTCCGGATCGTTGGTTGCCTTCGGCCTTTCGGGTTGGACTTGGACCCCAAAAAGAATCATCTGCAAAGGAGTTTTCGTTGCCATCTTGTTAGATAAGTTCTTCGTATGTTTGTCTTGTGTattgctctctgtctctctgtgcgtgTCCCTGTGCCTGTCATGTCGCATgaaattgatattttaattaatttttcgtatacgcagcaaaagttttcccctgTCCCGTAATTCGCATAACTTTGAAATGACCAACTTTTACCTGGgcctctctttttgtttcgtgTCGTCTAATCTGTGTCTTTATTAACATGGCCTCCAGGGAGATCAGAGCATCCCCCAGAAGGCGCTCTGGTTCCACTAAGACAACAACTGAAAGTTTTTGGTTGactttttatgtattttcattGACTATGCTGGAGAGTTAATTTGGAGGATGATTCTCTAACGGACTTTGGCGAACTTATGGTGTCATTTGTGTCTTTGCCACCTGTTCGCTGGCGATCCTCACTTGCACTTTGGCGGACAGGAACCGCATGGACCACAGCAGGGTCCACAGCAAGGTGCACAGCAGGGGCCGCAGCTGGGGCCGCAGCAGGGGCCACAACAAGGACCACAGCATGGGCTGCAGCAGGGGCCATAGCATGAGCTGCCACAGGGCCCACAGCTAGGTCCACAGCAGGGTCCACAGCAAGGACCACAACAGGGCCCACAGCATGGACCACAGCAAGGACCACAAGAGGGACCACAAGATGGACCACAAGATGGTCCACAAGATGGACCACAGCAGGGGCTGCAACAAGGGCTGCAGCAGGGTCCACAGCATGGGCTAGAGCAGGGTCCACAACATGGTCCACAGCAGGGGCTGCAACACGGTCCACAACAGGGTCCACAGCACGACGGACCACAGCACGGTCCACAGCAGTCATTACAACAGGGTCCACAGGGGCCGCAGGGACCACAGGGACCGCAGGGGCCACAGCAAGGACTGCAACAGGGTCCACAGCAAGGTCCACAACAGGGGCTACACATCTTCGATTCGTTAGTCTATAATGGAGAAATTATTGCCATCGATTATGCATTTTAAAGCACTCACCTTTGACCCGTTAGAGAAATTAATTCCAGACTTTGAATTTGGAAggtgtttttgtgttaatGTTTGACAGTGAACTAGCTTATGTCATGTTGTGAGTTTCAAGGAGAAACCTCCTTTGTCAAAAAGGTTGCTTCGGTTTCAATCGTTTTacgattttctttttttctttgcttgagttttttttctatttgatttGGTTCGATGTTAATCAACAGTTTCGTGTGGAAATGCCAACTAAGCAACTTTTCGACatctgctttatttttggttgaCAGTTGGAGCTTAACATTTGGCTGACAAGTGGTGGAgtgggagaaggaggaggaggaggtggaggaggaatGGCATGCGGCATCCTTCAGGGCATCATCGCTGCTTTGACAAATCACGAACTGGCGGTGGAGCCTCGCTCTTCCggacctctctctctctttctcctccatcctccatccttcCGGGAGTCCTCTCTAGCTGTCGTCACTGACAATTGAACGGCTTTGATCTTTTCAGCGCTCCTCTACAATTTTTGCGTGTCGATTGCgttgattgtgtgtgtttgtgtgtgtgctgcgtgTGTCCCGCTCGCTATTGGCGGGTGGGCTTTGGGCGGTGCCCCCAAGCATAGCTGAAGGGTGTGGCACAGACAGTAGGGAGAGCGTGCCGTATTTGTCAGAGGACGACAACGagcctggcactggcattgaaTGCCAGTGAAACCTTTTGTCAATTACGCTGCCGTCGCCTCGCTTCTATTTCCCCTTTTCCGGcttgcttttccatttttttttcggcGTCGACATTGCCatgcctttgctgctggccTTGTCAGCGGCAGAGCGACGACGATTCGATAGAGAGGACAGCAACGAATCGAGGCTGAAAGGCAAAAAATAGGCACACATGAAATGATTGCTGATTTCAGCTATGCATACGCGTACTCGGAAGCCTGAAACTGCCAcctttctgccgctgcctgccactccgCGCCGCTCCCTATCGTTCCGCTCGGGGAATGTTCCTGTGGCAGCCATCGGGAGCTCGCTCTCGCACCAATTAAATTGACGTACAAGTTGTCAAACTCGAAATCATTTTACGCTACATTCGCCGTTTTAATTGGAGCACAAATTCGGCCCCGAAACGATTGTCCATGCGCCCATGCCCCAATGGCTTTGGCGGGGATATGCTGTCGTACCTTTGATAGGATTTTGTCTATCCTGTATCCTGTCGTTGTgtcgttcattcattcatttattctcATTCATGTTGTATCGCAGCCGTATTGGCCTTCATTCAATTGTGCATGGGCCCAAGTTTAGCCAGCTTTTGTGTTCAGCGAATTTTTCCGAACAAAATTCCCAACTCTCACCTGAGTGGAGTATCCGGTTTAAACTCACATTTTTCCAGGCCTTCATTTGCAAAACTAGAGCTCCCTTTTTCTCGCAGTTTTTTTCAAGCTCATAGAATGGTTTTTtcttcaatttaaattgcatttccaattCAATGCGTTTCGGGGTCATCAGaaccagtagcagcagcagcagcagcaaatcgcATTGCACCCATCTATCATATCTATCCATCAAATTTCGGGGGCCTGAATCCAGAGAACGCCAAATCGGCAGGGAGGAGGAATATCAAACTGTCAGCGACAGGCACAATTATGTCAAAGTCAAAATTTCTGAAACCATTTTCCCCGTCTTCCTCTTGCCCcctgaaattaattttataccGAAAATGTTGTGCAGTCATCGGGCAGAAATAAAGGCTCCAGACCGAGAGGCAGACGGAAAAAACTCAATTGGTTTCAATGGATATGGTTGGATACACTGCGGCAAAAATTGTAGCCCGAATTGGAAAcgaaaaattacattttagaGACACACGGAAAGTACGTCGTAAACTAAAGCAGGAATTTCTGTCGGTGTATGACTGGAAAGGGGATGGAGACCCTGCGCTTGGGGTCTGCCTTGGTTGGCTTTAGCCGAAATTGCCAGTTAATTGGCAATTCAGCAAATAGCACGCGTTTTAGCGGACCTGGACCTTCCGCGTATTGCCAAATCATCGAATCTGCTTCTGTCGCCTCGaagggtgtggtgtggcgtggtgcGACGCGGTGCGGCGCGGTGGGTTTTGGGTCGGTGGTGTTGAAGTGGTGGCACCCCCCGCAAACAAcaatcaattttaatgaacggcattcattaaaaaactttGCAGCAGTGCGAAAATCATGATGGCGACGACAACGTCTCGCTCGGCAGCCACTTAAACGTCATTGATTAATTTGAAACCGAAAAACTGACATTTGCCAAACagacaaatgtgtgtgtgtatgtggagTGAGAgggcgagtgtgtgtgtgtgtgtgtttatgagTGGCACTGTGTCTGTGGGtggttggtgtgtgtgtttaaaagGAAGCCGCAGGATGGCCCATCAGTTGCACGAGTAGAGCACCCATGGAGGTCACCCACTCGATGTGGTTGTCCTCCTGCTTCTTCATCTGCGCCTGACTTGGTGGTTTTGTGTGCTCTGGGGTTTCCTCTCTGCTCGGCGAGAAACGTTATACACTCATTTGCCACATTGTCATTTAATGTCGTTaacttgttgttggtgttccCGCTGCTACTGCTTCAGCTGGGTGCATTTGAGGAGGACTCGAAGTACGATAAGTGAAGCGAGCGAACAATTTACTTACTGATgtttaaaggaaaatttataTTGATACTATTTATCCAAGGCGTACAGACTTCTCAAGGCCACTGTACAATTTGttacagagagaaaaaaaaaaaaaaaaaaaatacttgagCTGAAAATCACGCTTGCTTGAATCgagcagagagagcgcaagGCAATTACAAAAGTAGCATAACGGAGCTTTTCTCAGAGAAATGCTCTCAGAGAGCACAAAAAACTCCACTTATCGCCACCAACGGCAAATCTCTCTCACCATTGTAGTGTTGTACTCTGCTTAAAGTCCAAGCTTGTGGAAAGAGAGCTTCCAACTGTTGATCTCTCCCACAAGTGCGATTTTAATTGCGCTTAGCCACAATGCAGCTCGTCTCTGTGCATCCCACTCACACATTAGCTTCGACTCCTATGACTGTGTATTTGCTTTGTGCTCTATCTCTTCAATCTTCTGCTTGCACTTGTTGAAGATATCAGCACTTTATAACTGTCTctgaggtagagagagagttatgtaaaatacaaaatacattttgtaggagaattcaaataataaattaaaacgaggaggaacgttgtgagacgcgtcttaagccgcgtcacaactcttatacccggtactcagtactacatctgcaacttagcggttatttgtcaaattttacattttctcttcatctgtcatctacatcaacaacactactcacgccaacacgctcctttagctcgccaccctcccctagagacacacactgcagagtcagggcagaggcagcggcagagtcgtggcagaggatgagtcagagacgtgtcaggggaagaggcctctgccactgcgcgaagcagagtgtgaatgagataatgtgtaaaagcaacaaaagctgctggacagggtgggtttagccactgcaacttaatttcttcattgtggccataataatgatccaatcggatcccaatttggtgatcaaatagatatggtcattccctacggaatggcgtttttagttttcttttatctttaaaattgtagatttgggaggttttcgcccttttgcgggggcggaagagggcgtggctcatttttgaaatacacttgtaacagtgtgagcatacagaagtctggatgcaaaatttggtggctctagcttttatggtctctgagatccaggcgctcaacaagacggacggacagacggacagacggacagacagacatggctcaatcgactcggctattgatgctgatcaagaatatatatactttatggggtcggagacgtttccttctgtgcgttacatacaaccgttatgtgcacaaatacaatataccctatttactcttcgagtaccgggtataaaaaagcaTTAAAGTAAAGGTTTTTCGTACCCTAAGCCATGTAAATTTGCAGTTAAATGTTTTCTGCTACTTTAATGCAGAATCAACTGTCACAACGAACCGCCCAGCTAACAGCCAACCCCACCTAAGCACCCGCATCAATAGCATCCATGTGTACGTGACATGGGCTCGGGCGAAATCGAAGCCCAAAATTGTCATTTCGATTAACAAGAAAACCACTTTTCTCTCACTCGTTTCCACCATAgccactctcactctcaaactcaatctcactctcactctctcttgccAAATCAATTTCAGCCTCGAACACACAGACGTCCGCAGAGGCCACAGGAGCGCAGGagacaggagcagcatcagcagctacCGCCATCAGTTTCGATGGAAGCAGCGacccatcatcagcatcagcctcatcctcataCTCGGCGACCGCATTCTCCAGCCTTGCTCAAGTGTCCTCGCTGCTGCCGGAGGCTGCCGCCCTGTCGGCGACAGCCACGCTGGTGGAACCATATCTGGACGGCTATGCCACCTCCAATGTGACCACTCAGATCGGTACACACGCGTATCTCCCTTGTCGGGTGAGTGTCCCCTCTATACCCTCTATGCACACATACATCTATTTGGCTTAGATCCAACtagcagaaaaataaatttcataatttgtgttttatttttccttttattaCGAATATATTGCGTTGCGTGTTTCGGattcggtttgggtttgtgtTTAGGCTTGGGTTTGAGGTTTCGATATGgtacgagtgtgtgcgtgcgtgtttttatttgtaattattattatggtgGGCGGCCCCATCAACGCTTAGAGAGCGTGGAGACCAGGACTCTTTCCTAATAGAAAACACATTAAATTTTAttgcgcaaatatttgttggtgGGCGCCCCGGGACCAGAAGGAGGACCAGGACCACAGCCACGACCAGCAGCCGGACGAGGTGTGACCGCAGCGTGTGTATTTAACGCAAGGCtgaaaaacaaatgccaaacacaAACGTGGCCAAGACTCTCGGGTGATTTCTCACCCGCCCCCGCCGCATTGTTTGGCCAGGTGTTTAAAGACCCACAGCAATACCTGTAGCCGGCGGAGCAGGGGGCAGCAGGTTCAGGTCAGAGGTGACCCCAGGCACGCAgccagcaaattgtttgcttacaagttgtaaatattttatttagcataaacgaaaactgaaaattaaatttcaacaaattagTTTTATGGCATCGGCTCGGCACGGCTCTGCAGGGCTCTGCCTCTCGGCCCGACAGAAGTGTCCGTGTGGGTGGGTGTCAGGTATCGGGGTCATCCGGCTTTACGTGACTCTTTTGCCAATGGCAAATGTTTGACTAATTATTTAGTGGCTTTAAGCTTTGAACTAAGGATTAAAGTGTTGACTAAACCCTTCGGAAAAGAACAGTGAAGGCTCTTCAAAGGGAACATCTACAGAGTCCAGAAGATCTTTAAATGCAGGGAAATTTCCGTAAGTAACCCAGAGAGATGgctatttaaatttaagttcgctacccaaaaacacacttttgagTTTTCATTCAATAGATATTTGACTGTATGTATATCTGCATTCTCTTTGTGTAGCTAATAATTACGCCCCAAGCGACGGAAATTCCTTagcataaaacatcaattccAGTACCCAAACGTGGcacaatgaaatgaaatagaAATTCCTGTaggcaaagaacaaaaaagaagcgagATTcctgaaatatttaatgcacgATAATGGGGGCATGCTTTCCCGTGGCTGTAATTTTCCAGCCGAGCAATGTTAATTTCTTGTTGTCATGGTCAATTAAGTGCTTGCCACAGAATTTAACAAACGACAGGCTAGACAGatggtctctgtctctccgtaCGCCATCGTGCCATCGCTCTACAGCTACAGTGCGGAAGGGGAATGAAAAGTATAGGACTTCCCACCCAGTCCGTTGGAGGAATGAAAAGTATAAGGCTCGCATCTCAATTTTCGTCAATTACCCATCGTTGGCTTTACACTTTATGCCCCCGTTCGGGATGACACGCCcagtttgctctctctctctctctttctctgctggTACTGTCCATTTTCctttctccattctccattcgcCTTTCATTCCATTCTCTGTTCAAATGCTGCATTAAGTGGCACAGTTGAGTGACTCCTCTTAGCCcaggacgtggacgtggacgtggacatgGACAGGGACATGAACAGCGCACAAGTTGAGCAAAGATTGGTCTATGGTTCGCTTCTTTTCAAATTGGCCTGGCACTTGTCCTGGGCATTCGATGACATCAGGTGAAGCACATCctttttgggcagcaggcagcaaatggCTTATTTGAAATATTCCAAGCAGCAGCTTATTTGTAATTGTCGAAGCTGAACTTTTGTTCCAGTCAGGAAACAGTCAGAGAATGGAATGTGAAATGTGGCTTGGGCTGGTTGTctagctggagctgggagctggaggCTGGGGGCTGTTTCCTTCCTAAATTGCCTTAATTTCAAACTCGAAGGTAGAACAATCTATGGCTAAGGAGGCTTCCTATCGGGGCCCATTGATATGtgtctccatttccatctgccGAATGCAATCAAAAGTAATCTATGAAATGGAATTTTCCACAAAACTAAATTAGTAGTCTGGCATTGGCAGATGCGCCCGGTCACCGGCCCCCCCACGACCTGTCTCATGCCAAATTAAATGCGACACATGCATTGGGCGCCTAATGAGACCATTACAACAAAATTACAGGCCGGCgacaacaactaaaacattTAATGGATccctacatatacatacgtacttCGTGTATAGACTAGGCCCATGGTACATTGATGCAAAGTGTTGAATGGACAAAATCGTTTCAATGTAAATAGAAGAAGCCCTCTCTCCACTAACTGTGCATCTGCGTGTGGGGGTGTTctataaatgcattttagaTTTACTAACTACGACACATTTCGATAATATCTGAAACATGCGGATGCCTGGCCTCTCAGGCCTCTCCAGggtttgtctgtctgcctctcgGTCTATctgcccgactgcctgccCGCCCAAAAGTCTCATGTTCATTTCGgtatttaattacatttcaatGTAGTTTCTGTGGCCATTGGGGAGGCAGCTATAGCTAAGTATACCGCCCGGATTCTGCCTACATTTTGGTTGCACTAATTTACTCTcttgccaccgccgctgccaccgctcctcctccctccGACCGTCTGCTGTACAGAGTGCTGTACTTTGACATTTCTCTTCCACTTGTTGAGCAACAAACCACCGCCCCGTACCCCATGCCTCCCCTGCTAATCACTTGAGGGTTGTCAATGTTGTTAATTGAGCGTAGAGTCGGAGTACGAATATGGTATGGAAACTCCATTGATTTTGTGGGGGATTAGATGATGGTTTGCCAAAAGGGTTGACTTCATTTCAATGCAGATGCGAGCATGTATTGCCAGCGGATCCATTGAACTAGTTGAAGATGTAAAGTTATTCACTAACTACTTCAGAAGTTCTAAAGCATATGCAGCGGGATGTTCAGTTTTCTCGAGTTTGGATTTGTGTGAAATGTTATCAAGAGTAAATGATTACTTGAACTTTTGGCGTATTTCCGTGAAATCTTAATGAAGATTCAGATGTAAGATTTAATTTCTTATAACTACTTTGTTGGGTTAATTTAGATTTCAGTGGAAAACACCCAGAAGTTTGCGTTATGCATTGAATGccattttctttatttccaGTTATAGATAGATTTTCTCTCGTTTTAGTTCGCTCTGTTAATTCCTATtccaatttatatttaaatttgatttcctCTATTTTCATGCCATTAACCTactctcttcttttctccCGTCCTCTCGGTGTCTCGTTTCAACAGGTCAAACAACTGGGCAACAAATCTGTTTCCTGGATTCGACTGCGCGATGGACACATCTTGACCGTTGACAGGTAATTAACAAAATTCATTTCCGTCcatttgaaattataaatcaatttgcatcTGTCGCATGCAGACGGGGATAGGATATCACAATACCTGGTTGCCCCTGGGGCACTCACTCTCAGAGTACTATTGTTGTGCACTGATGGACAGACGGCGCAAGTGTTATaaagacaaatgcaaatatttgcgcaattattattcaaatgccaaatattGCATAATGTTTAAGAGCTCTCATGATTGCCAGCCTCTGTTTGGGATAATTGTGATAAATAAACGTCAACCTGGAATGCAATCTAACGATTAGCATATTCTCTTGCCCCGAAAATCCAAACTTAATGACAAGCAAATGAGATAATCTACATGTGTTTGAATATGTatggtatatgtatatagagacAATTATATTCTAAGAACCTCTGCAGCTAGAATGCATTTAAGGCATCCTCCTCGTCCAGGAGCGCACTTTCGGCCATTTGCCACACTTGCAAAACATTGTCGTCGGACACGGAGCACATGATCCAGGGGCAAATGAGACTGGGGCTCCATGAGAAGTCGTTGATTTTGGACATGTGTCCACCATGGATGAAGAGCAGCTCTGGTGGCCCATCTTCGTCATCTTCTGGGCTTGGTTCGTCGGCAATTTTCGACAAATCCCATACGTTCAAGCGGCGAGCGCTGCAGGCGGAAGCGATGATGGTTTCATTTACGGGCGACCATTGGATCTGAGTGATTTCACCGCTGTGCCCGACAAAGGAGTGCAATTTCTTGCCCAGATTGCGCATATCCCACAAGGCAATAGTCTTGTCGGCGGACCCCGTGATCAATGTGAACTGTGACATGGGATTGAAGCACAGACAATTGACTTCGGCCGCGTGAGCATCGACTATAGACAATGGTTCTGTGGTCTCGCCGTTGCGTATGTCCCAGATCATAAGCTTGCGATCATCGGCCACGGAACCGAAGACCGAGTCATGCTGACAGTGCCAGGCGACATCCTGAACTGGAGCGCTGTGTCCCTTGAAAATGTTCTTGGCATCGATCACGCGATGTGCCTTGGGCGTGGCATTGATGTCCCACAGGCAGATTGTTTTATCATCAGAGGCCGACAACAAGCTGCCTAAAAAATGGATAAACGCTTGAGAGATTTTAACAGTCCAACTGGGGTTTCCCAACTGCGTTGGCTTACCCGTCCCTTTGGGATTCCAGGCGAGGCCAAAGCCCTGCTTTGTGTGGCCGCGAAGGCGTAGATCTGGAACGCATTGGCCGGAGCTGTCCGGCTTGCTCGGGTGCTTGGTGTAGTCGAACACCAGGACATCGCTCTTTGGCGATTTGGTGGCTATAATGCAAGAGTTTTGTGGCATGTAGCGTGCACGGTTCACCTCACCTTCGTGGTTGATGATGACCTCTACCTCGAATTTGCCGATCGCCGAACCAAAGCCACCGAACTCGCTCTTCTCGTTGTCGTAGTGCGACCTAGCAGTCTGCGCGTCCTCGCTGGGTATCGGCAGGCTGGCAATCATCAAGTGATTCGGCACTTTGTTCGCCGTGTCTGTGCCCAAAATGAGGCGATGCATCGAGTATTCGTCGCCGTCCTGCCGGGTTGCACCGGGCAGCCACTGGACCGTAAAGGATGGCCACTCTAGCACGTGTGTCACAATCTCATCGTACAGAAGTGGTATATTTTTCTTCCAAATCTTGTAATCATCGATGATCACGTGATCGTCGATGTCATTGGCATTAACAATGGCAACTTCACCAGATTCCGCTTGGGAAAAGAGTATAAATATTAGCACTTGtcaattaattacatttatgtacGTCTAATTCAAGTTACCATTGTTACTGGAACACTCCATTTTTCAGGGCAAATTGGCCTCAAGGACAGGAAATAGTAAAGCGGAAAAGCGCGTTAAATTTAAcacaaagcaaaaggaaattagTACTTTTATTATCGGAAACAATTGGAACaatataattgtttttgtgcggtttttttttatggttgtGTCATCGCCATGTCCTAGAGATGGACATTTGTGTTACTGCAGGGCTGCCAAATCAACCAAATATCGATAGAACCGAAAATTTTAGCAGGGCTGGCAATAATAAAACTTCAGATTATATCGAATTTAAATAGAGCTCATAGCAAAACctgtttgtgtatttattcGCAAGATAAAACTAACAACTAGATCCGTAGACCCCTTTAATACTTGCAACCTACACAGGGATGTGCGCATTTCGTTCCCTGCATTATTTGTGTAGATTCAATTGAGacgaaaacaatttacaacaaaatgaattaaGAGCACAAACTTTGTGCTCGCTCCTGCAGGCAGCAACATCCTAGCAGACTTCGCCGTCCTTTCAATTCCAATCTGTGTGTCCAGCACAGGATACGCCCTG from Drosophila subobscura isolate 14011-0131.10 chromosome O, UCBerk_Dsub_1.0, whole genome shotgun sequence encodes:
- the LOC117896972 gene encoding uncharacterized protein LOC117896972 isoform X4 encodes the protein MTAVDRAVVRRAVDPVVDRVAAPAVDHAVDPAVDLAVGPVAAHAMAPAAAHAVVLVVAPAAAPAAAPAVHLAVDPAVVHAVPVRQSASEDRQRTGGKDTNDTISSPKSVRESSSKLTLQHSQ
- the LOC117896972 gene encoding uncharacterized protein LOC117896972 isoform X6, with the translated sequence MLWTLLQPLLQPLLWPLLQPMLWSLLWPLLRPQLRPLLCTLLWTLLWSMRFLSAKVQVRIASEQVAKTQMTP
- the LOC117898498 gene encoding probable histone-binding protein Caf1 encodes the protein MECSSNNAESGEVAIVNANDIDDHVIIDDYKIWKKNIPLLYDEIVTHVLEWPSFTVQWLPGATRQDGDEYSMHRLILGTDTANKVPNHLMIASLPIPSEDAQTARSHYDNEKSEFGGFGSAIGKFEVEVIINHEGEVNRARYMPQNSCIIATKSPKSDVLVFDYTKHPSKPDSSGQCVPDLRLRGHTKQGFGLAWNPKGTGSLLSASDDKTICLWDINATPKAHRVIDAKNIFKGHSAPVQDVAWHCQHDSVFGSVADDRKLMIWDIRNGETTEPLSIVDAHAAEVNCLCFNPMSQFTLITGSADKTIALWDMRNLGKKLHSFVGHSGEITQIQWSPVNETIIASACSARRLNVWDLSKIADEPSPEDDEDGPPELLFIHGGHMSKINDFSWSPSLICPWIMCSVSDDNVLQVWQMAESALLDEEDALNAF
- the LOC117896972 gene encoding cuticle protein 16.5-like isoform X2, which gives rise to MTAVDRAVVRRAVDPVVDRVAAPAVDHVVDPALAHAVDPAAALVAAPAVVHLVVHAVGPVVVLAVDPAVDLAVGPVAAHAMAPAAAHAVVLVVAPAAAPAAAPAVHLAVDPAVVHAVPVRQSASEDRQRTGGKDTNDTISSPKSVRESSSKLTLQHSQ
- the LOC117896972 gene encoding uncharacterized protein LOC117896972 isoform X3, producing MTAVDRAVVRRAVDPVVDRVAAPAVDHVVDPALAHAVDPAAALVAAPAVVHLVDHLVVHLVVPLVVLAVVHAVGPVVVLAVDPALRPLLCTLLWTLLWSMRFLSAKVQVRIASEQVAKTQMTP
- the LOC117896972 gene encoding cuticle protein 16.5-like isoform X1, which codes for MTAVDRAVVRRAVDPVVDRVAAPAVDHVVDPALAHAVDPAAALVAAPAVVHLVDHLVVHLVVPLVVLAVVHAVGPVVVLAVDPAVDLAVGPVAAHAMAPAAAHAVVLVVAPAAAPAAAPAVHLAVDPAVVHAVPVRQSASEDRQRTGGKDTNDTISSPKSVRESSSKLTLQHSQ
- the LOC117896972 gene encoding uncharacterized protein LOC117896972 isoform X5 → MLWTLLQPLLQPLLWSILWTILWSILWSLLWSLLWSMLWALLWSLLWTLLCTLLWTLLWSMRFLSAKVQVRIASEQVAKTQMTP